CGACGCCGAAGGCGGTAAGCCCCTCGTCCATCCCCAGGGCGTCCGCGGTGAGGGGAGGGGGCTCGCCGCCGTTGCGGAACGCCTGGACGATCGATCCGGAGGTTCCGCGGATGGCCGGGCGCCACTGTTCGGGGTCCCGGGACGTGAAGCGGAAGTAGCCGTTCGCCTCGGCCCGGGAAAGGATCCGCGTAAGGAGCAGGTCCTCCCCGCGGACGATGATTTCCGTGAACGTCGCCATGCGCTCCCTCCGACGGGCTCCAGAGGAGTTCATCGGAAGAAGCACCCGGATACTTCAGCGATTTAGCGGGGCGCCGCCTCGAGGGGACCCGGGGTCAGCCGGTAGACGACGGGGGTCACGATCTCCGCCTCGGCGGGGGGGGTACGGAAGGGGGAGGCGCTCCGGACCGCCTCCACGGCGTTGCGGTCGAGCACCGCGAAACCGGAGCCCCGGACGACCCGGATATCGCTGGCCGACCCGTCCGGGTGGATCCGGAACGAAACGACGACGTTTCCTTCCCACCCCATCCTTCGGGCGACGGGCGGGTAGGCGATCCCCCGCTGGATGTCGTCCCTGAGGTATGCGTAGCCCCCCTCGAGGTCGATCGCGCGGCCGGGACCGTGACCGGCCGACGAGGATCGGCCGGAGGGGGGGGCCGTGCCCGGGGGAAGCGGCGGGAGCCCGGAACGGATCCCGACGGGGGAGCGGACGGGAGCGGTCGGCTCCGGGACTGCCGACG
Above is a genomic segment from Deltaproteobacteria bacterium containing:
- a CDS encoding energy transducer TonB — protein: STSPQSIPRADLPEPDPGPEPPAAPIPAPPEAGAASSAVPEPTAPVRSPVGIRSGLPPLPPGTAPPSGRSSSAGHGPGRAIDLEGGYAYLRDDIQRGIAYPPVARRMGWEGNVVVSFRIHPDGSASDIRVVRGSGFAVLDRNAVEAVRSASPFRTPPAEAEIVTPVVYRLTPGPLEAAPR